In Candidatus Abyssobacteria bacterium SURF_5, the genomic stretch GGGCCAGCTTGAAGACTTCGGAAACCCGCTCGTTGAGGCCGACAAGACGGACGATGCCGGAATATCGTTTCGCCAGTTGGAACCCTTCTACCAGTGTGGCGACTCCCGAACTGTCTATATATGTCACCTCAGAGAGATTGACGACAATCGGCGAAAGCTCTTTTTTGACGGAATCCAATATCGCCTCGCGCAAGGACGGCGACGAGTACAGGTCCACTTCGCCTTCGGCCCGTATGATGACGGCCCGTCCCGCACGTTCAGTCTTAACCACCATTGTCGTGCTCCGCGGAGGAGAGAAGCTTTGTCATGTGGATTTCATTGCCGACCTCATGTGTGGTCTCGTACTCGACTTCGTCCATCATGCATCTGAT encodes the following:
- a CDS encoding anti-sigma factor antagonist, with protein sequence MVVKTERAGRAVIIRAEGEVDLYSSPSLREAILDSVKKELSPIVVNLSEVTYIDSSGVATLVEGFQLAKRYSGIVRLVGLNERVSEVFKLARLHQVFQICQTESEALQIRPKR